The sequence below is a genomic window from Mycobacterium sp. ITM-2016-00316.
CCAGCACCGCGGCCAGCGGTGCGATACACGCGCACACCAAGGCCACCGTGTACCGCCAGCCGCACAGTTGTCGGGGCACCGCCGCGACCAACCCCACCGCGCTCACCGCCGCGGAAACCCATTCTCCCCAGACATCTGGTCTGCCGAACGCGCTCACGATCGCCAGGACGTACAGCACCAGCCCAGTTGTCAGATAGATCAGCAGCATCCGGCGACGCAGCACCGTAGTCAGAACCGGCACACCCCCACCCCGTCCCCCGCGTCGATCAGCAAACCATTCTGCACATTCCTACCGAATCGTGGAGCGAGATGAGCAATGCACCGGAAGGAACGGCCGCCTCACGCCTGTCAGGTCACAGGCGCCCCGCCACCGGCGATTCGCCGGACGGGCCGTCGGCCTATCTGGCACAGGCGACGGCAGGCCGGTGCTCGATGTCGGCGCCGCCCGACGGGTGCTGGCAAAGTTTCGCCGGCAGCGGAGAGCCGATGGGCCGGCAAACAATGAAGACGCAGATGACGGCGTCAGTTCTTTTCCATGCCCGTCTCAGCAACGGTGATCGTGGCGTGAATCGGCAGTTCTAACACGTGTCCGTCGATCGTCCGACATATGTGGCAAAGACTGACAGAATTGCGGATTCTCGCTAACGTGACCGTAAATATCCAGCTCGCGGTGATGTTCGTCACGGTTATAGGGCATATCTGCAACGAAACGAAGTGGAGAACATCGATGGCAGGTGGGCACCGGTTGCCGAAGGGCACCAAGACGAATCGGTCCGGCGGCAACGGACGACGCGGCAGCCACCGCGTCAAGCGCAACCGGCCGGAGCCGTACGCCTGGCTGGGGGCCAGCGCGGTGACCCTGGGCCTGGGCGCTGCCCTGGCCAGCGGCACCGGAGTTGCCTACGCCGATGGTGGCTCGACGTCGACCACCAGCCAGTCGTCCACGTCGGCCGGCCAGAATTCGCCGGACAACCCGGCGCCGTCGTCGAACGATGCGCCCAGCGCCGGGCCACAGACGACCAACGAATCCGCAGACTCGGACGAGGACGACGCCGATACCGGCATCGATGCGGGTATCGGCGCCGAAGAAGAAGCCGGCACCACCAAGAAGAACACCGGCGGCATCCACGTGCGCGGCGTGAAGTCTGTTCTGCAGAACCGACTTACGGCGGCGTCGGCGGCGAATGAGATCGTCGAGGCACCCAAGGTCGGCATCGCGGCCGATGTCGGCACCCCGGCGGGAGCAGGCTCTCCAGAGGCGGACACCACCGCCGCCGCGCCCGAGGTGAGCTCGTCGCCCACGGTCACCACATACGCGGCGACCTTGTTGGCCGGGGCCAACCCGGTCTCCTCCAATGTGGCCGCGGCGGCCGAGCCCGCGCCCGTTCCGAAGGCGATCGCCATTCCGGTGCTGAAGTTCGTCGGCGGCATCCTGAACCTGTTCGGCGTCAACACCAATTCACCACTGCCGCAACTGGATGTGGGCCTTGCCGCCGCCTGGACGTGGTTCCGCCAGCTGCAGACCGAATGGGGCGTGGCACCGCCGTCCGGTGTCATTGCCACACCGACCGAGCCCGACCCGGAAACCGGGACCGTCACCGGATTCCTCACCGCCGACAACCCGTCCGGCCTGGCGCTCACCTACACGCTGGCCATCGACCCGCTGCTCGGTGAGGTCACGCTGGGCGCCAACGGAGCCTTCAGCTACACCCCATCGGAAGCGGCGCGACTCGCGGCCATCATCGCGCCCCTCAGCGACATCTTCACCGTGACCGTGTCCAATGGCATCGCGTCCAACTACGCACTGGTCACGGTGCCGATCGGGGCGACGACCGCCGGTACCCCGGGTATTCCGGCGACCGTGTCGCAAAGCACCAACACCACCACCGGACTGGTGACGGGGCAGGTCGGTTCGACCGGTCCCGCCGGACACACACTGACCTATCAGGTGCTCACGTCGACGCTGGGTGGCCAGCTGACGTTCGACAATGCGACGGGCGAGTACACCTATCAGCCGTCGGCGCTGGCGATGGCGCTGGCCGCCCTCGGCATCGGCCCGGTCTCCGATGTCTTCACGGTGGTCGCCAAGAACGGTTCGCTGACGAGCCTGCCCGGACTCATCACGGTGCCGATCACCGCAGGCAATGCCACCCCGAGCGCACCAGTGTCGTTGTCGCAGAACACCAACAACACCACCGGTCAGGTTACCGGCCAGGTGGGTTCCACCGATCCGACCGGCCAGACGGTGACCTACTCGGTGCTGACAGGGACGCTGGGTGGCACGCTGAATTTCGACAACAGCACCGGTGAGTACACCTATCAGCCGTCGGCGCTGGCGATGGCGCTGGCCGGTGCGGGTCTAGGCAGTGTGTCGGATGTGTTCACGGTGGTGGCCACCAACGGGACCTTCACCAGCTCCCCGGCGATCATCACCGTCCCCATCACCGCGGCCAATGCGAAACCCGGCACGCCGGTCGGCGGAGCGCAGAGCACCAATGCGGTCACCGGGGTGGTCACCGGCAGCGTCTCGTCCACCGATCCGCTCGGTGCGGGGGTCACCTACGACGTGCTCACCTCGACCATCGCGGGCACGCTCAATTTCGACGAAGCCACCGGTACCTACACATACACACCGTCGGCCGCCGCCCGGACGCTGGCATCGGCCGGCGTCACCACTCCGGACGTCTTCACGGTGGTGGCCACCAACGCTGCCGGCAGCAGCAGCATCGCGACGATCACCGTGCCGATCGCACCGAACCCGGCGCCACCGAGCACGCCGACCAAGACCAATCAGCAGGTCAACACCAGCAATGGTCGGGTCACCGGCAAGCTCGTGTCGACGGACCCGAACGGGCTGCCGCTGACGTTCACCCTGACCCTGGGCGGGATCCAGGGCAGCTACACGGTGAGTGCCAACGGAGACTTCACCTTCACGCCCACGTCCGCGGCGCGGTTGGCTTCGTGGGCTGCCGGCGGCAATCTGAGCGATGCCTTCACGGTGACGGTGTCCAACGGAATCTCCAGCTCCACCGCCATCATCACGGTGCCGGTGAGCCCGAAGGGCCCCTTCTGACAGTGCTCACGGGCAGGCTCGACCTTTGTAGGTCGGGCCTGCCCGTTCGGCTGTGGTGGCTAGGCTTCGAAGATGCCGACCGAGATCACGGTGCGCGGGACATTCTCCGCCTTCCAGCCCCCCGAGCGGGGGACCGTCAAGGCCGCGATCACCTACGAAGGCCCCGACATGGGCACGGTTTATGACCGGGTGGCCCACGATCTCGCCGTGGTGAAGGACTCGATCAGCCGGTTGCAGAGCGCCGAACCGGCGCCGGTCACGTGGTGGTCGGCCGAACAACTGCGTACCTGGTCGCGGCGGCCCTGGCACAAGGACGGCAAACAGCTGCCGATGGTGCACCACGCCAGCGTGGGAGTAGAGGTGAAGTTCCGTGACTTTGCCGCGCTGTCGCGGTGGGTGGGCGAGCACGTTGCCGGAACGGGAGGGTTCCGGGTGGCCCAGGTGATCTGGGCGCTCACCGCCGCCCGGCGGGATGCACTGGTCACCGACGCGCGCACCCGCGCCGTGCGCGATGCGGCGGCGCGGGCGCAACAGTACGCGGATGCGCTCGAGCTCGGCACGGTGCGGCCGGTGGCCATCGCGGACGCCGGAATGCTTGCCGCCCAACTCCATCCGGAAGGTGGCCAGGGTGGCACCTTCCTGCGGGCCGCGGCGAGTCCGGCCGGTGGCGGCGACGTCGAACTGCTGCCCGAGGACATCGAGGTGTCCGCGACCGTCGACGCCCGGTTCCTGGCCGGGGAGACCTAACCGAACGCGTTGCGCAGGAACGGGGTCGAGTCGACCAGCGAGGCCAGCACCGTCCCGCTGTGATCCTCCTCCGGGTAGATGCGCAGTTCGACGTTCTGGTTGTTGGCCACCAGCTGGTCGTAGAAAGCCAGCGTGGAAGCCGGTGGCACATCCCGGTCGAGCAGGCCCACCCCGAGGAACATCGGCCGGTCATAGCCCGACACCGGCGTGCCCATGAAAGCGTTCAGCGCGTCCTCGACCCCCGGGATCGAAATCAGCGGTGCCGAGAACATGGCGGCCGGGCTGAGTTGGGCGAGTTCGTCGGTGAGCGGGTGGACGCACACCGTCTCGGCGCGGGCGGCCGCGTTCAGGCCGGCCGGGGACAGCACGCTGTTGACATCCAGATCGGGCCGCGCCTCCCGCAGCGCCGCGATGATGTAGGCCGTGTAGGCGTTGGCCACCGGCCCCAGCTCGGGCAGCTGCAGATCGGGCCCGGCCTGCGCGACGAACTTCTGGATGTTCGCCGGGGTGCCGGTCGCGACAACGCCGCGGTAGTCGAGACCGCTGCCCGCGCTGAACTCGGTGGCCCAGCGGGCACTGGCGACCGCCGCGCCACCGCCCTGGGACTGGCCGACGATGGCCCACTTCGGGGACAGCGCCAGGTCCATCCGGTGGGCGGCGATCACCGAATCGATGACACCGTGTGCGGTGGTGACGCTGTTCAGGTAGCTCATCAGACCCGGGGTGCCCAGGCCCGCGTAGTCGCTGGCCACGATGACGTACCCCTGGTTGAGCCAGTGCGACAGGTACTCGTCGTCGCGCGGGGTGCGCGGCAGCGCAGAAGGGGTGCAGTCGTCGCCGAGACCGACCGTGCCGTGGGCCCAGGCGATCACGGGGTAGCCGCCCGGCGGCGCCGGCGTGCGCGGGACGAACACCGCAGCGGTGCTCACCGCCGGCGCATCGTGCTGGTCGGTGGTGGAGTAGAGGATTCGGTAGGCGGCGCCGGCACCGGCGATGGACAGTTCCGGTGCCAGCGGGACGGTTTCGATGAGATTGCCGGGCGCCGGGATCGGGCCGGCGAAGAAGCGGGCGTCCAGCCCGGACCAGTTCGGTGCGGCGGCGTGCGCGACACCGGGCACCGTGAGAGCGATCGCGAGAATGAACATCAGGGTGGCGCGCAGAGCGCATCGCAGGCCGGCCATGCCCGACACCTTAGGCGGGCTCGTGGTGACTGTTCTGCGCCGCCCGGGGGCGCCGGCGGGCGCGCGAACTCGCCCCCCATTTATCTTGACTAATTCCAGAAAAGGGGACAGACTCGCCTAGTGGACACGGCAGCGGACTTCCAGCAGATGCTGCGAGGAGCCTCGTTGCGCGTGACGCGCCCCCGGGTGGCGGTGCTCGGCGCCGTCTCCCGGCATCCGCACGCCGATACGGATTCGGTGATTCGCGCGGTACGCGCGGAATTGCCCGAGGTGTCGCACCAGACCGTCTATGACTCGCTCAACGCGCTGACTGCCGCCGGCCTGGTGCGCCGCATTCAACCGTCCGGTTCGGTGGCTCGCTATGAGTCACGTGTCGGCGACAACCACCATCACGTCGTGTGCCGGTCGTGTGGGGTCATCGCCGATGTCGACTGCGCGGTCGGGGAAGCCCCTTGTCTGACCGCCTCCGATGATCTCGGGTTCGCCATCGATGAAGCCGAGGTCATCTACTGGGGCCTGTGCCCCGAGTGCATTACCTTGCAGAGTGTTTCGCAGTAATCAACGAGTTCCGACAGCCCCGGAAGGATCCACAATGGCCGAGACAAGTCCCCCGATAGGCGAGGCGCAGACCGAGCCCGCCGAGGCTCAGTGCCCGATGCTGATCAAGCCTCCCGTCGAGGGTGGCAGTAACCGCGACTGGTGGCCGAACGCGGTCAACTTGAAGATCCTGCAGAAGGACCCCGAGGTCATCAACCCCCATCCCGGGTTCGACTACCGCGAGGCCGTGAAGTCCCTCGATGTCGATGCGCTCGCCGCCGATGTCGATGCGGTGATGACCGATTCACAGGACTGGTGGCCGGCGGACTTCGGGCACTACGGACCGTTCTTCATCCGGATGACCTGGCACGCGGCCGGCACCTACCGGGTGGTCGACGGCCGTGGCGGCGGTGGCAAGGGCATGCAGCGCTTCGCCCCGCTGAACAGCTGGCCCGACAACGTCAGCCTCGACAAGGCCCGTCGTCTGCTCTGGCCGGTGAAGAAGAAGTACGGCAAGCAGCTGTCCTGGTCGGACCTGCTGGTCTTCGCGGGCAACCGCGCGCTCGAGCACATGGGCTTCAAGACCGCCGGATTCGCCTTCGGTCGCCCCGATTACTGGGAGCCCGAGGAGGACGTCTACTGGGGCGCCGAGCACGAGTGGCTGGGCAGCCAGGAGCGCTACGCCGGCGCCAACGGCGACCGGACCAGGCTGGAGAACCCGCTGGGTGCCAGCCATATGGGTCTGATCTACGTCAATCCCGAAGGCCCGGAAGGAAACCCGGATCCGTTGGCGGCAGCCACCGATATCCGGGAGACCTTCGGCCGGATGGCGATGAATGATGTCGAGACCGCGGCGCTGATCATCGGCGGCCACACCTTCGGCAAGACCCACGGCGCCACCGATGTCGAGAACGGTGTCGAGCCCGAAGCCGCGCCGCTGGAGTCGCAGGGTCTGGGCTGGGCCAACTCGGGCGTCGGCAACGAGACCGTGAGCAGTGGCCTCGAGGTGACCTGGACGCACACACCCACCAAGTGGGACAACAGCTTCCTGGAGATCCTCTACGGCAACGAGTGGGAGCTGTTCAAGAGCCCCGCGGGTGCCCACCAGTGGCGACCCAAGGACGGCGGCTGGGCCAACTCGGTACCGATGGCCCAGGGCAACGGCAAGACTCATCCGGCGATGCTCACCACCGACCTCTCGATGCGGGTGGATCCCGGCTTCGAGAAGATCACCCGGCGCTGGCTGGATCACCCGGAGGAGCTGGCCGAGGAGTTCGCGAAGGCCTGGTTCAAGCTGCTGCACCGCGATATGGGCCCGGTGGAACGCTACCTCGGCCCGCTGGTTCCCCAGCAGACCTGGCTGTGGCAAGACGTCGTGCCGGCCGGAACCCCGGTCAGCGATGCCGACGTCGCAACGCTGAAGGCCGCGATCGCCGAATCGGGTCTGAGTGTGTCGCAGCTGGTTTCGACCGCGTGGAAGGCGGCAGCGTCGTACCGCAACAGCGATATGCGCGGTGGCGCCAACGGTGGCCGCATCCGCCTGCAGCCGCAGATCGGCTGGGAGTCCAACGAGCCCGACGAGCTGTCCCAGGTGATCGCCAAGCTCGAGGAGATCCAGGCTTCGGCCGGCGTCGCGGTGTCCTTCGCCGATCTGGTGGTCCTCGGCGGCGTGGTGGGCCTCGAAAAGGCCATCAAGGCAGCCGGATTCGATGTCGAGGTGCCATTCACCTCCGGTCGTGGGGACGCCACCCAGGACCAGACCGATGTCGAGTCGTTCGGATACCTGGAGCCCAAGGCGGACGGTTTCCGCAACTACGTGGGCAAGGGTGCGTCGCTGCCCGCCGAGTACGAGGTCATCGACAAGGCCAACCTGCTCGGTGTCTCGGGTCCGGAGATGACCGCCCTGATCGGTGGTCTGCGCGTGCTGGACACCAACTACGGCGGCACCAAACTCGGTGTGTTCACCGACAACCCGGGCGCCCTGACGAACGACTTCTTCGTCAACCTGCTGGACATGGGCACCAAGTGGGGACCGTCACCGGCTGATGACGGCACCTACCTGGGCACCGACCGTGCCAGCGGCGCACCGAAATACACCGCGAGCCGGGTCGACCTGCTGTTCGGGTCGAACTCGCAGCTTCGCGCTTTGGCCGAGGTGTACGCCGAGGACGATGCGAAGGAGAAGTTCGTCAAGGACTTCGTCGCCGCGTGGACCAAGGTGACCAACGCGGATCTGGTCTAACCTGCAGCCCTCATTCCAGGCCGGTCCCTTCGGGGCCGGCCTGGATGTGGTCAGTGGGCTTGTTTCTTTTTGCCGAACGGCAGCACGTGTACGACCGCCGCGACGATGGCGCCGATCACCAGGCCCACCACCGCGGAGATTCCGGTGTTGACCAACCAGCCCACCCCGCCCTCGGCGACACCGATCGCATGGGATACCCAGTGCTCGGCGTCGTGGACGAGGTCGTAGGGCGGCCGCAAACCGGCTTCGTAGCTCTGCGCCAGCAGGATGTGGCCGCCGACCCACAGCATCGCGACGGTGCCGATGATCGACAGTGCACCCAACACCTTGGGCATCGCCGCGACCAGGCCGCGGCCGACCTTCTGCGCGAACGCCGAGGACCGCTGCGCGAGTGCCAGACCGGCATCGTCCATCTTCACGATCAGGGCGACGACGCCGTACACCGCCGCGGTGATGACGATGGCGACGACGATCAGGCTGGCCAGCCGCAGCCAGAACGTCTGGTCGGCCACCTCGTTGAGCGCGATGACCATGATCTCGGCCGACAGGATGAAGTCGGTGCGGATGGCGCCCGAGGTCAGGGTCTTCTCGGCATCCTCGCCGGCCACGGCGACGGGAGCGGCGTGCGCGTCTTCGCCGGTGATCCAGCCCCACACCTTCTCGGCGCCCTCGAAGCAGAGGAACGTCGCACCCGCCATCAGCAGATAGGGCAGTGCCCACGGCGCGAAGATGCTCAGCAACAGCGCCGCGGGCAGGATGAACAACAGCTTGTTGCGCAGCGACCCGATCGCGATGCGCTTGATCATCGGTAGCTCGCGGGACGCATGAATACCCTGCACGTATTGCGGTGTCACGGCGGTGTCGTCGATGACGACGCCCGCGGCCTTGACGGTGGCCTTACCCGCTGCGGCGCCGATGTCGTCGATCGACGCGGCGGCCAGGCGGGCCAGGACGGCAACATCGTCGAGGAGGGCGAACAGGCCTGCGCTCATGTACCGAAGGCTAGCCGGTGGTGCACGCCCATGCGTACCGCCTCTGTAACAGAGCAAATGCTCTGTTACAGTCGTGCCGTGCCCCGCCCCCGTGTGTACGACCTGGACACCGTGCTCGACGCGGTGGAGTCCCTCGCGGCGGCCCAGGGGCCGGCGGCGGTGACGGTACGGGCCGTCGCCTCGGCGGCCGGCGTGTCCAATGGCGCGCTCTACCACAACTTCTCGTCGCGATCGGAGCTCATGGCCCGTGCCTGGCTGCGGGCCGGCACCCGGTTTCTGGCCGCCCAGCGCGCGGCCGTCGGTACCGCCGTCGGCGTCGAGGCCGTGGTGGCCGCCGCCCAGGCACCGGGCGTCTTCGCCGAACACCACCCGGAATCGGCCCGGCTGGTCCTCTCGGTGCGGCGCGAGGCGATCCTCGGACCCGAGCTCTCCGACCAGCTCACCGCTGAGCTGCTCGGCCTCGACACCCTGCTGGTGGAGCTGATGATCCAGCTCGCAGAGCAGCTGTGGGCACGCCGCGATGCCGCCGCGGTCGACACCGTCACCACCTGCGTCGTCGATCTGCCGACCGCGATCCTGCTCAGCCGCAACCGGCTGCACGATCCGACCGCCCGCGCGCAGCTGAGCGCTGCCGTGCGTGCGGTGCTCGCGACCGGACCACCACCACGAAAGGCACGACACCGATGACACCGACCCTGAACCAGGTGGACGGTATCGCCGTCCTGACCCTCGGCGATGACGAGAACCGTTTCACTCCCGATTTCCTGGACGCCGTGCACGCCCTGCTCGATCAGGTGCTCGCCGACGGGGCCGCGGGTCTGGTCACCACCGCGACCGGCAAGTTCTATACCAACGGTCTGGACCTGGACTGGCTGGCCGCCCACGGCGAGCAGACCCAGTGGTACGTCGGGCAGGTGCAGACGCTGCTGGCCCGAGTGCTCACCCTGCCGATCCCGACGGTCGCCGCCATCGTCGGGCACGCCTTCGGGGCCGGGGCGATGCTCGCCACAGCCCACGACTTCCGCGTGATGCGCACCGACCGCGGATACTTCTGTTTCCCGGAGGCCGATATCCGGATTCCCTTCACCCCCGGTATGGCCGCCCTGATCCAGGCGAAGCTGACACCGCAGGCGGCCGTCGCATCGATGACCACGGGCCGGCGGTTCGGCGCCCCGGACGCAAAGACCTACGGGATCGTGGACGCCGTCGCCGCCGAAGGCGCGGTCACCTCTGCCGCCCTGGACCTGTTGCGGCCGTTGGCCGGAAAGGATCCGGGCACCCTCGGGGCGATCAAGACGACGATGTTCGGTCCGGCCGCCGAGGTGCTCATGGCCGCCGCAGCACCCCGTTGAGCACCGACTGGCCGTCGGGCAACGGGGCGCTCAACGGCATCCCGGTGACGGTCACCGCGGCGACAGCCTGATAAGGATTGATCATGGGAACCAATCAGCGCGCCAAGATCGTGATGGCCGATGACGAGATCACCGAGTTCATCGACCGCAGCCGCACCGCCACCATGGCGACGGTGCTGCCCAACGGCCGGCCCCACCTGGTGGCCATGTGGTACGCCGTCCTCGACGGTGAGATCTGGTTCGAGACGAAGGCCAAATCGCAGAAGGCGGTGAACCTGCGACGCGACCCCACCATCACGGTGATGATCGAGGACGGCCACACCTACGACACCCTGCGCGGGGTGTCCATCGACGGCACCGCGGAGATCGTCGACGACCCGGAGACCAATCTGCGGGTGGGCATCAGTGTGTGGGAACGCTATACCGGCCCCTACACCGATGAGATGAAACCCTTTGTGGAGCAGATGATGAACAACAGGGTGAGCGTCCGGGTGGTCGAGTCGCGGCGGCGCAGCTGGGATCACCGCAAGCTGGGCATGCCCGCCGTGCCGCTCGGCGGCAGCACCGCCCAGTACCTGGATCAGTGATCCGGTGGCGCGAATCCCGGGCTGAGCAGCGCGGTGGCGATACCGCTGCCGATCGGGCCGTGCCGGTCGAACAGGGTGGCGGTCCCGGTGGCCACACCCGCGTCGCTGTAGTGCGTCAGCGCGCTCAGCCCGATCTCCGGGCCCTCGGGTAACCGGCTCAGAGTCAGTGTGTAGTCGGCGTTGATGTACAGCAGCCCATCGGGCCCGAAGTGGGTCAGCGAGCTCACCACATCACCGGCCATCGCGGCCCGGGCGAACGGCGTCATCGGCTGCCCCTCGACCAGCGGGGCGACGTTCTGCAGCCAGATGTGCTTGGGCCCGGTGTGTCGCCACGCGCTCAGATCTGAACTGCTGCCTGCGCCGTGCGCCACCAGCTGCATCGGCGCATCGGTGGGTACGCGATCAGGCCCGGGCGGGGCAGGGATGTCGACCGGAGTGGTCCAGATCCGTGTCGGCGCTGCCGGACCGCGGCGGAGCAGCACGGCACTGGCGCGGCCCACCACCTCGCCGCCTTGAACTGCCTGGGCATCGACGACCCGGATCCGGCGGCCGGTGCGGATGGGTTCGGTGCGGATGGTCAGCGGCGCCAGTGCGGCGGGCCGGAACAGGTCGACGGTGAGGCGGGCGGGCTGCAGGTCGGGGTCGCCAAAATCGCGGTCGATGACGTGTCCCAGCAGTCCGCCGAGCACATTGCCGCTGATGGTCTCGCCCCACGGACCCCGGGCGATGCTGGTGGGGATGAAGTCGTCACCGTCGGCGGTGTAGTACGCCGTCGGTCGTGCGCTCACTGCTGATACTCGGGGTGCTTGGCGATGTACTGCGTCACCATCGAGCAGTGCGAGGCGATGCGCAGATCGGCCTCGCGGGCGGCCCGTAGGGCCTCTTCGACCAGAATGGTGGCCAGGCCGCGTCCGCCGAACGCCGTATCAACCTCGGTGTGGGTGAAGGTGCGCACGCCGTCACGGTCGTGGAAATCGATCAGACCCACCCGGCGGCCGTCGACCGAGATGGTGAATTGCCGGTCTCCGGCGGCGACGGTGGCCTGCGCGCCGGTGCGGTCGGTGTGTTCAGCGGACACGGGGTTTGAGCCTAGTGCCGGGCATCGTCGGAGCGGGAAGGCGGGAGACGGGACCCTGGTATCCGGTGACCGCCCCGAACCTGTCGGCACCGTCCTGCCAGGCCTGCCGGTAGGCGACGATCTCGTCGTGGCTGCGGCCGACGAAGTTCCACCACATCAACAGGGCCTCGCCGAAAGGCGGCCCGCCCAGCAGGATCAGCCGGGCCGGCGCATCTGAGCGGTTGACGATCTCGAGACGATCCCAGCCGGGGGACTGGTGGGCGAGATCGGCGCGCTGCAGCGCGGTGCCCCCGATT
It includes:
- a CDS encoding Ig-like domain-containing protein, with translation MTVNIQLAVMFVTVIGHICNETKWRTSMAGGHRLPKGTKTNRSGGNGRRGSHRVKRNRPEPYAWLGASAVTLGLGAALASGTGVAYADGGSTSTTSQSSTSAGQNSPDNPAPSSNDAPSAGPQTTNESADSDEDDADTGIDAGIGAEEEAGTTKKNTGGIHVRGVKSVLQNRLTAASAANEIVEAPKVGIAADVGTPAGAGSPEADTTAAAPEVSSSPTVTTYAATLLAGANPVSSNVAAAAEPAPVPKAIAIPVLKFVGGILNLFGVNTNSPLPQLDVGLAAAWTWFRQLQTEWGVAPPSGVIATPTEPDPETGTVTGFLTADNPSGLALTYTLAIDPLLGEVTLGANGAFSYTPSEAARLAAIIAPLSDIFTVTVSNGIASNYALVTVPIGATTAGTPGIPATVSQSTNTTTGLVTGQVGSTGPAGHTLTYQVLTSTLGGQLTFDNATGEYTYQPSALAMALAALGIGPVSDVFTVVAKNGSLTSLPGLITVPITAGNATPSAPVSLSQNTNNTTGQVTGQVGSTDPTGQTVTYSVLTGTLGGTLNFDNSTGEYTYQPSALAMALAGAGLGSVSDVFTVVATNGTFTSSPAIITVPITAANAKPGTPVGGAQSTNAVTGVVTGSVSSTDPLGAGVTYDVLTSTIAGTLNFDEATGTYTYTPSAAARTLASAGVTTPDVFTVVATNAAGSSSIATITVPIAPNPAPPSTPTKTNQQVNTSNGRVTGKLVSTDPNGLPLTFTLTLGGIQGSYTVSANGDFTFTPTSAARLASWAAGGNLSDAFTVTVSNGISSSTAIITVPVSPKGPF
- a CDS encoding SIMPL domain-containing protein, giving the protein MPTEITVRGTFSAFQPPERGTVKAAITYEGPDMGTVYDRVAHDLAVVKDSISRLQSAEPAPVTWWSAEQLRTWSRRPWHKDGKQLPMVHHASVGVEVKFRDFAALSRWVGEHVAGTGGFRVAQVIWALTAARRDALVTDARTRAVRDAAARAQQYADALELGTVRPVAIADAGMLAAQLHPEGGQGGTFLRAAASPAGGGDVELLPEDIEVSATVDARFLAGET
- a CDS encoding S9 family peptidase, giving the protein MFILAIALTVPGVAHAAAPNWSGLDARFFAGPIPAPGNLIETVPLAPELSIAGAGAAYRILYSTTDQHDAPAVSTAAVFVPRTPAPPGGYPVIAWAHGTVGLGDDCTPSALPRTPRDDEYLSHWLNQGYVIVASDYAGLGTPGLMSYLNSVTTAHGVIDSVIAAHRMDLALSPKWAIVGQSQGGGAAVASARWATEFSAGSGLDYRGVVATGTPANIQKFVAQAGPDLQLPELGPVANAYTAYIIAALREARPDLDVNSVLSPAGLNAAARAETVCVHPLTDELAQLSPAAMFSAPLISIPGVEDALNAFMGTPVSGYDRPMFLGVGLLDRDVPPASTLAFYDQLVANNQNVELRIYPEEDHSGTVLASLVDSTPFLRNAFG
- a CDS encoding Fur family transcriptional regulator gives rise to the protein MLRGASLRVTRPRVAVLGAVSRHPHADTDSVIRAVRAELPEVSHQTVYDSLNALTAAGLVRRIQPSGSVARYESRVGDNHHHVVCRSCGVIADVDCAVGEAPCLTASDDLGFAIDEAEVIYWGLCPECITLQSVSQ
- the katG gene encoding catalase/peroxidase HPI; translated protein: MAETSPPIGEAQTEPAEAQCPMLIKPPVEGGSNRDWWPNAVNLKILQKDPEVINPHPGFDYREAVKSLDVDALAADVDAVMTDSQDWWPADFGHYGPFFIRMTWHAAGTYRVVDGRGGGGKGMQRFAPLNSWPDNVSLDKARRLLWPVKKKYGKQLSWSDLLVFAGNRALEHMGFKTAGFAFGRPDYWEPEEDVYWGAEHEWLGSQERYAGANGDRTRLENPLGASHMGLIYVNPEGPEGNPDPLAAATDIRETFGRMAMNDVETAALIIGGHTFGKTHGATDVENGVEPEAAPLESQGLGWANSGVGNETVSSGLEVTWTHTPTKWDNSFLEILYGNEWELFKSPAGAHQWRPKDGGWANSVPMAQGNGKTHPAMLTTDLSMRVDPGFEKITRRWLDHPEELAEEFAKAWFKLLHRDMGPVERYLGPLVPQQTWLWQDVVPAGTPVSDADVATLKAAIAESGLSVSQLVSTAWKAAASYRNSDMRGGANGGRIRLQPQIGWESNEPDELSQVIAKLEEIQASAGVAVSFADLVVLGGVVGLEKAIKAAGFDVEVPFTSGRGDATQDQTDVESFGYLEPKADGFRNYVGKGASLPAEYEVIDKANLLGVSGPEMTALIGGLRVLDTNYGGTKLGVFTDNPGALTNDFFVNLLDMGTKWGPSPADDGTYLGTDRASGAPKYTASRVDLLFGSNSQLRALAEVYAEDDAKEKFVKDFVAAWTKVTNADLV
- a CDS encoding DUF808 domain-containing protein, giving the protein MSAGLFALLDDVAVLARLAAASIDDIGAAAGKATVKAAGVVIDDTAVTPQYVQGIHASRELPMIKRIAIGSLRNKLLFILPAALLLSIFAPWALPYLLMAGATFLCFEGAEKVWGWITGEDAHAAPVAVAGEDAEKTLTSGAIRTDFILSAEIMVIALNEVADQTFWLRLASLIVVAIVITAAVYGVVALIVKMDDAGLALAQRSSAFAQKVGRGLVAAMPKVLGALSIIGTVAMLWVGGHILLAQSYEAGLRPPYDLVHDAEHWVSHAIGVAEGGVGWLVNTGISAVVGLVIGAIVAAVVHVLPFGKKKQAH
- a CDS encoding TetR/AcrR family transcriptional regulator, with protein sequence MPRPRVYDLDTVLDAVESLAAAQGPAAVTVRAVASAAGVSNGALYHNFSSRSELMARAWLRAGTRFLAAQRAAVGTAVGVEAVVAAAQAPGVFAEHHPESARLVLSVRREAILGPELSDQLTAELLGLDTLLVELMIQLAEQLWARRDAAAVDTVTTCVVDLPTAILLSRNRLHDPTARAQLSAAVRAVLATGPPPRKARHR
- a CDS encoding enoyl-CoA hydratase-related protein; the encoded protein is MTPTLNQVDGIAVLTLGDDENRFTPDFLDAVHALLDQVLADGAAGLVTTATGKFYTNGLDLDWLAAHGEQTQWYVGQVQTLLARVLTLPIPTVAAIVGHAFGAGAMLATAHDFRVMRTDRGYFCFPEADIRIPFTPGMAALIQAKLTPQAAVASMTTGRRFGAPDAKTYGIVDAVAAEGAVTSAALDLLRPLAGKDPGTLGAIKTTMFGPAAEVLMAAAAPR
- a CDS encoding pyridoxamine 5'-phosphate oxidase family protein gives rise to the protein MGTNQRAKIVMADDEITEFIDRSRTATMATVLPNGRPHLVAMWYAVLDGEIWFETKAKSQKAVNLRRDPTITVMIEDGHTYDTLRGVSIDGTAEIVDDPETNLRVGISVWERYTGPYTDEMKPFVEQMMNNRVSVRVVESRRRSWDHRKLGMPAVPLGGSTAQYLDQ